A window from Betta splendens chromosome 1, fBetSpl5.4, whole genome shotgun sequence encodes these proteins:
- the tmod1 gene encoding tropomodulin-1 isoform X2, which yields MSTLRKEMEKYRDVDEDELLKKLTDEELQRLEDELEELDPDNALLPAGMRQKDQTKKAPTGTFQRDNLLAHLEKQAKEHPDKEDLVPFTGEKRGKAWVPKKRVDPIIESVTLEPELEEALASATDAELCDIAAILGMHTLMSNQQYYEALASSTIVNKQGLNSVIQCTQYKPVPDEEPNSTDVEETLLRVKRNDPDLVEVNLNNIKNIPIPTLKAYAETLMKNTVVERFSIVGTRSNDPVAFALAEMLRVNTTLKSLNIESNFITGTGVLALIEALQYNTTLQELKIDNQSQPLGNKVEMEIASMLEKNTTLLKFGYHFTQQGPRLRGSNAMMNNNDLVRKRRLEGGPIFPKCRTNV from the exons ATGTCGACGCtgaggaaggagatggagaagtACAGGGACGTAGACGAAGACgagctgctgaagaagctgacagatgaggagctgcagcggttgGAGGACGAACTAGAAGAGCTGGATCCGGAT AATGCGCTGTTGCCAGCTGGGATGCGGCAAAAGGACCAGACTAAGAAAGCTCCCACAGGAACGTTCCAGAGAGACAACCTCCTGGCCCATCTGGAGAAACAGGCCAAGGAACACCCTGACAAGGAAGATCTGGTCCCGTTCACAGGGGAGAAGAGAG GCAAAGCTTGGGTCCCTAAGAAGAGGGTGGACCCCATCATAGAGAGCGTGACTCTGGAGCCGGAGCTAGAAGAAGCCCTGGCAAGTGCTACTGATGCTGAACTGTGTGATAttgcag CCATCCTGGGCATGCACACCCTGATGAGTAACCAGCAGTATTATGAAGCACTGGCCAGCAGCACCATAGTCAACAAGCAAGGCCTCAACA GCGTGATCCAGTGCACCCAGTATAAACCAGTCCCCGATGAGGAGCCCAACTCCACCGACGTAGAGGAAACGCTGCTCAGGGTGAAGAGGAATGATCCCGACCTGGTTGAGGTCAACCTCAACAACATCAAG AACATCCCCATCCCGACTCTCAAGGCCTACGCTGAGACTCTGATGAAGAACACCGTGGTGGAGCGGTTCAGCATCGTCGGAACCCGAAGCAACGACCCCGTGGCCTTT GCCCTGGCGGAGATGCTGAGGGTGAACACGACGCTGAAGAGCCTCAACATCGAGTCCAACTTCATCACGGGGACGGGAGTCCTGGCCCTCATCGAGGCGCTCCAGTACAACACCACGCTACAGGAGCTCAAGATAGACAATCAG AGCCAGCCGTTGGGCAACaaggtggagatggagatcGCCAGCATGCTGGAGAAAAACACCACGCTGCTGAAGTTTGGCTACCACTTCACCCAGCAGGGCCCGCGCCTCAGAGGCTCCAACGCCATGATGAACAACAACGACCTGG